The Castanea sativa cultivar Marrone di Chiusa Pesio chromosome 11, ASM4071231v1 genome contains a region encoding:
- the LOC142615877 gene encoding phragmoplastin DRP1E — MTTMESLIGLVNRIQRACTVLGDYGGGDNPFSSLWEALPTVAVVGGQSSGKSSVLESIVGRDFLPRGSGIVTRRPLVLQLHKTDDGTQEYAEFLHIPRRKFSDFALVRKEIQDETDRITGKTKMISPVPIHLSIYSPNVVNLTLIDLPGLTKVAVEGQPESIVEDIENMVRTYVEKPNCIILAISPANQDIATSDAIKLAREVDPTGERTFGVLTKLDLMDKGTNALDVIEGRSYRLQHPWVGIVNRSQADINKNVDMIVARRKEREYFATSPEYGHLASKMGSEYLAKLLSKHLESVIRARIPSITSLINKSIEELESEMDHLGRPIAVDAGAQLYTILELCRAFDRIFKEHLEGGRPGGDRIYGVFDNQLPAALRKLPFDRHLSLQNVKKVVSEADGYQPHLIAPEQGYRRLIEGSLNYFRGPAEASVDAVHFVLKELVRKSIAETQELKRFPTLQAEIAAAGGEALERFRGESKKTVVRLVDMESSYLTVDFFRRLPQEVEKAGNPPGPAGTPIDRYSEGHFRRIGSNVSSYVGMVSETLKNTIPKAVVFCQVREAKQSLLNHFYIQIGKREAKQLAQLLDEDPALMERRQQCAQRLELYKSARDEIDSVSWSR; from the exons ATGACGACGATGGAGAGTTTGATCGGATTGGTGAACCGGATTCAGAGAGCGTGTACTGTGCTCGGTGACTATGGCGGTGGAGACAaccctttctcttctctctggGAAGCTCTTCCCACCGTCGCCGTCGTCGGTGGCCAG agttctggaaaatcATCGGTGTTGGAGAGTATTGTAGGGCGTGACTTTCTTCCTAGAGGATCAG GGATCGTGACGAGGCGACCTTTGGTGTTGCAGCTTCACAAGACGGATGATGGAACGCAGGAGTATGCCGAGTTCCTTCACATCCCGAGGAGGAAGTTCTCTGATTTTG CCCTGGTTCGCAAGGAGATTCAGGATGAGACTGATAGAATAACTGGGAAGACAAAAATGATTTCTCCTGTTCCTATCCATCTCAGTATCTACTCTCCAAATG TTGTCAACTTAACCCTGATTGATCTACCGGGTTTAACAAAAGTTGCTGTTG AGGGACAACCTGAAAGTATTGTTGAAGATATTGAAAATATGGTCCGAACTTATGTTGAGAAG CCTAATTGTATCATACTCGCAATATCTCCAGCCAATCAAGATATTGCGACATCAGATGCTATCAAACTTGCTAGGGAAGTGGATCCCACTG GTGAAAGGACATTTGGTGTGTTGACGAAGTTGGATTTGATGGACAAAGGAACTAATGCATTGGAT GTTATTGAAGGAAGATCGTATCGCTTGCAACATCCCTGGGTTGGAATTGTTAACCGTTCCCAGGCTGACATCAATAAAAATGTTGACATGATAGTTGCAAGGCGCAAGGAGCGGGAGTACTTTGCAACCAGTCCTGAATATGGGCACTTAGCCAGTAAAATGGGTTCAGAGTATCTTGCAAAACTTCTCTCAAAG CACTTGGAGTCTGTAATTAGGGCTCGGATTCCAAGTATAACATCTTTGATTAACAAAAGCATCGAGGAACTTGAGTCGGAGATGGATCATCTTGGTAGACCTATTGCCGTTGATGCTGGG GCTCAATTGTATACTATCTTGGAACTTTGCCGTGCATTCGACCGAATTTTCAAGGAGCATTTGGAGGGAGG gCGGCCTGGAGGTGATCGAATTTATGGAGTCTTTGACAACCAGCTTCCCGCTGCTTTAAGGAAGCTTCCATTTGATAGGCATCTTTCTCTGCAGAATGTAAAGAAAGTGGTTTCAGAAGCAGATGGTTATCAGCCACACTTGATTGCCCCTGAGCAAGGTTACCGGCGCCTAATTGAGGGATCACTTAACTATTTTAGAGGTCCCGCTGAAGCTTCTGTGGATGCT GTTCACTTTGTTTTGAAAGAACTGGTGAGGAAATCAATAGCGGAAACTCAG GAGTTGAAGCGCTTTCCCACTCTGCAAGCTGAAATTGCTGCTGCTGGTGGTGAGGCCCTTGAAAGGTTCCGTGGAGAAAGTAAGAAGACAGTCGTTCGATTGGTGGACATGGAATCTTCATATTTGACTGTGGATTTCTTTAGAAGACTTCCCCAAGAGGTGGAGAAAGCAGGAAACCCTCCTGGGCCAGCCGGCACACCTATAGACCGGTACTCAGAGGGGCACTTTAGGAGGATAGGCTCAAATGTGTCCTCTTATGTGGGCATGGTGTCCGAGACACTTAAGAACACAATTCCTAAAGCTGTGGTTTTTTGTCAAGTCAGGGAGGCCAAGCAATCATTGCTAAATCACTTCTACATACAAATTGGGAAGAGAGAG GCTAAGCAGCTTGCACAATTGTTGGATGAAGACCCTGCATTGATGGAGAGGAGGCAACAGTGTGCACAAAGGCTTGAATTATACAAGTCAGCCAGGGACGAGATCGATTCTGTATCATGGTCCCGTTGA
- the LOC142615509 gene encoding haloacid dehalogenase-like hydrolase domain-containing protein Sgpp isoform X1, with the protein MLSLSSLHLPHHHHLLFSDHLSHTHLHKTTTFYTPNRCDLPTISQLPRISSTTASNSYTTSRSESSLAFLTPLQAILFDIDGTLCDSDPTHYNAFREMLQEIGFNGGVPITEEFFIKNISGKHNEELCGVLLPNWDLQRARKFMDDKEAFFRRLASEQLEPVKGLNKLCKWIEERGLKRAAVTNAPRSNAELLISALGLSDFFEVVVLANDCERQKPFPDPYLRALQVLEVSPKHTFVIEDSVSGVKAGVAAGMPVVGMGLRNPEKSLVDAGASFVINDFNDPKLWTALEELENKGVITTVTT; encoded by the exons atgctctctctctcttcacttcACCTTCCTCATCATCACCACCTCCTCTTCTCTGACCATTTAAGCCACACCCATCTGCACAAAACTACAACTTTTTACACACCCAACCGCTGTGACTTGCCTACTATCTCTCAGCTGCCTCGAATATCCAGTACCACCGCATCCAATTCTTACACAACGAGCAG AAGTGAAAGTTCTCTCGCTTTTCTCACTCCTCTGCAAGCAATTCTATTTGATATTGATGGAACACTGTGTGATTCAGACCCTACCCATTATAATGCCTTCCGTGAAATGCTTCAAGAG ATAGGTTTCAATGGAGGGGTCCCCATTACTGAGGAATTCTTTATTAAGAACATCAGTGGCAAGCATAATGAAGAGCTCTGTGGTGTCCTCTTGCCTAATTGGGATCTCCAAAGAGCAAGAAAATTTATGGATGATAAGGAAGCCTTCTTTCGAAG GTTGGCATCTGAGCAGCTAGAACCTGTCAAGGGCCTGAACAAGTTGTGTAAATGGATAGAAGAACGCGGGCTAAAACGCGCTGCAGTGACAAATGCACCAAGATCAAATGCAGAGCTCTTAATCTCAGCCTTGGGGCTCTCGGATTTCTTTGAAGTTGTTGTCCTTGCAAATGACTGTGAACGGCAAAAACCATTTCCTGACCCCTACTTGCGGGCTCTCCAAGTGCTTGAAGTGTCTCCTAAGCACACTTTCGTGATTGAG gaCTCTGTTTCTGGAGTGAAAGCCGGGGTAGCAGCTGGGATGCCTGTAGTAGGCATGGGTTTAAGGAACCCTGAAAAATCATTGGTAGATGCTGGAGCCTCCTTTGTTATTAACGATTTCAATGATCCAAAGTTGTGGACAGCATTGGAAGAGTTGGAGAACAAAGGAGTAATAACAACAGTAACAACTTGA
- the LOC142615509 gene encoding haloacid dehalogenase-like hydrolase domain-containing protein Sgpp isoform X2, with protein MLSLSSLHLPHHHHLLFSDHLSHTHLHKTTTFYTPNRCDLPTISQLPRISSTTASNSYTTSSESSLAFLTPLQAILFDIDGTLCDSDPTHYNAFREMLQEIGFNGGVPITEEFFIKNISGKHNEELCGVLLPNWDLQRARKFMDDKEAFFRRLASEQLEPVKGLNKLCKWIEERGLKRAAVTNAPRSNAELLISALGLSDFFEVVVLANDCERQKPFPDPYLRALQVLEVSPKHTFVIEDSVSGVKAGVAAGMPVVGMGLRNPEKSLVDAGASFVINDFNDPKLWTALEELENKGVITTVTT; from the exons atgctctctctctcttcacttcACCTTCCTCATCATCACCACCTCCTCTTCTCTGACCATTTAAGCCACACCCATCTGCACAAAACTACAACTTTTTACACACCCAACCGCTGTGACTTGCCTACTATCTCTCAGCTGCCTCGAATATCCAGTACCACCGCATCCAATTCTTACACAACGAGCAG TGAAAGTTCTCTCGCTTTTCTCACTCCTCTGCAAGCAATTCTATTTGATATTGATGGAACACTGTGTGATTCAGACCCTACCCATTATAATGCCTTCCGTGAAATGCTTCAAGAG ATAGGTTTCAATGGAGGGGTCCCCATTACTGAGGAATTCTTTATTAAGAACATCAGTGGCAAGCATAATGAAGAGCTCTGTGGTGTCCTCTTGCCTAATTGGGATCTCCAAAGAGCAAGAAAATTTATGGATGATAAGGAAGCCTTCTTTCGAAG GTTGGCATCTGAGCAGCTAGAACCTGTCAAGGGCCTGAACAAGTTGTGTAAATGGATAGAAGAACGCGGGCTAAAACGCGCTGCAGTGACAAATGCACCAAGATCAAATGCAGAGCTCTTAATCTCAGCCTTGGGGCTCTCGGATTTCTTTGAAGTTGTTGTCCTTGCAAATGACTGTGAACGGCAAAAACCATTTCCTGACCCCTACTTGCGGGCTCTCCAAGTGCTTGAAGTGTCTCCTAAGCACACTTTCGTGATTGAG gaCTCTGTTTCTGGAGTGAAAGCCGGGGTAGCAGCTGGGATGCCTGTAGTAGGCATGGGTTTAAGGAACCCTGAAAAATCATTGGTAGATGCTGGAGCCTCCTTTGTTATTAACGATTTCAATGATCCAAAGTTGTGGACAGCATTGGAAGAGTTGGAGAACAAAGGAGTAATAACAACAGTAACAACTTGA
- the LOC142617708 gene encoding nucleolar GTP-binding protein 1 isoform X1, producing the protein MSKAYTLFQLCHAPSTSFLFGSSKSHRGLYMIPGWRVYPTLHFCKNVQTTTYEVVNASYVPTAQTKEEKEIKDKSSAQLDTVGAFQKLPIVMPSVDILYSALKKAKRVSPTKGIPNIAKRERNRGAKQLDALMKEIAVPLRTYLENFPKKKYLHPYERSLIELTLGDGNYEEVLAKVNALRKNVVSVGKEHASLCAKSLTKREAEERLSEGRKKIEEIFSHEGKAVDALLHIAKTLRAMPVVDLETPTLCLVGAPNVGKSSLVRILSTGKPEICNYPFTTRGILMGHIAFNYQNFQVTDTPGLLKRCDEDRNNLEKLTLAVLSHLPTAVLYVHDLSGECGTSPSDQFVIYKEIKERFGGHLWLDVVSKCDLLHKSPVVFITDDDTPDHVELARYRKLGPDGAIHVSIMSEAGLNELKVRVHELLTSQMAKIKSEKSNQENLVIS; encoded by the exons atgagtaAGGCCTACACTCTCTTCCAACTATGCCATGCTCCTTCCACCAGTTTTCTTTTCGGCTCCTCCAAATCCCATAGAG GTTTGTATATGATACCTGGTTGGAGAGTTTATCCAACTCTCCACTTTTGTAAAAACGTGCAAACTACTACTTATGAAGTTGTCAATGCAAGTTATGTGCCCACTGCACAAactaaagaagaaaaggaaataaag GACAAGTCATCAGCACAACTTGATACAGTTGGTGCATTTCAAAAGCTGCCCATAGTGATGCCATCTGTTGATATACTTTATTCGGCACTGAAAAAGGCAAAAAGGGTTTCACCTACGAAGG GCATTCCCAATATTGCAAAGCGAGAGAGAAATAGAGGTGCAAAACAACTTGATGCACTGATGAAA GAAATTGCAGTTCCCTTAAGGACGTATCTGGAGAATTTTCCAAAGAAGAAATACCTTCACCCATATGAACGATCACTTATTGAATTGACTCTTGGTGATGGAAATTATGAAGAG GTTTTGGCAAAGGTTAATGCTCTGAGGAAGAATGTGGTATCTGTTGGAAAGGAACATGCTTCTCTCTGTGCCAAG TCTTTAACGAAGCGAGAAGCAGAGGAAAGACTGAGTGAG GGTAGgaagaaaattgaagagatTTTCAGTCATGAAGGAAAAGCTGTTGATGCTTTGTTACATATTGCCAAG ACTCTACGGGCAATGCCTGTTGTTGATCTGGAAACACCAACACTCTGTCTTGTTGGAGCTCCTAATGTGGGGAAGTCATCTTTGGTCCGGATACTCTCTACAGGGAAGCCAGAG ATCTGCAACTATCCTTTCACGACAAGAGGAATACTAATGGGTCATATAGCTTTTAACTACCAGAATTTTCAG GTGACAGACACTCCTGGCCTACTGAAGAGATGTGATG AGGACAGGAATAATTTGGAAAAGTTGACACTTGCTGTCCTATCTCATTTGCCTACTGCAGTATTATATGTTCATGACCTCTCTGGAGAATGTGGGACCTCACCTTCTGATCAg TTTGTAATATACaaagaaataaaggaaaggTTTGGTGGCCATCTGTGGCTTGATGTTGTGTCCAAATGTGATTTGCTGCATAAGTCCCCTGTGGTCTTCATCACAGATGATGATACTCCTGATCATGTTGAGCTGGCAAGATACCGTAAATTGGGACCTGATGGAGCTATCCATGTATCTATAATGAGTGAAGCAGGTCTCAACGAG TTGAAGGTTAGAGTGCATGAGCTGCTGACTTCGCAGATGGCCAAGATCAAAAGTGAAAAAAGCAACCAAGAAAATCTAGTTATTAGTTGA
- the LOC142617708 gene encoding nucleolar GTP-binding protein 1 isoform X2 produces the protein MSKAYTLFQLCHAPSTSFLFGSSKSHRGLYMIPGWRVYPTLHFCKNVQTTTYEVVNASYVPTAQTKEEKEIKDKSSAQLDTVGAFQKLPIVMPSVDILYSALKKAKRVSPTKGIPNIAKRERNRGAKQLDALMKEIAVPLRTYLENFPKKKYLHPYERSLIELTLGDGNYEEVLAKVNALRKNVVSVGKEHASLCAKSLTKREAEERLSEGRKKIEEIFSHEGKAVDALLHIAKTLRAMPVVDLETPTLCLVGAPNVGKSSLVRILSTGKPEICNYPFTTRGILMGHIAFNYQNFQVTDTPGLLKRCDEDRNNLEKLTLAVLSHLPTAVLYVHDLSGECGTSPSDQFVIYKEIKERFGGHLWLDVVSKCDLLHKSPVVFITDDDTPDHVELARYRKLGPDGAIHVSIMSEAGLNEVVQKCKCNTLCFLYFLLHS, from the exons atgagtaAGGCCTACACTCTCTTCCAACTATGCCATGCTCCTTCCACCAGTTTTCTTTTCGGCTCCTCCAAATCCCATAGAG GTTTGTATATGATACCTGGTTGGAGAGTTTATCCAACTCTCCACTTTTGTAAAAACGTGCAAACTACTACTTATGAAGTTGTCAATGCAAGTTATGTGCCCACTGCACAAactaaagaagaaaaggaaataaag GACAAGTCATCAGCACAACTTGATACAGTTGGTGCATTTCAAAAGCTGCCCATAGTGATGCCATCTGTTGATATACTTTATTCGGCACTGAAAAAGGCAAAAAGGGTTTCACCTACGAAGG GCATTCCCAATATTGCAAAGCGAGAGAGAAATAGAGGTGCAAAACAACTTGATGCACTGATGAAA GAAATTGCAGTTCCCTTAAGGACGTATCTGGAGAATTTTCCAAAGAAGAAATACCTTCACCCATATGAACGATCACTTATTGAATTGACTCTTGGTGATGGAAATTATGAAGAG GTTTTGGCAAAGGTTAATGCTCTGAGGAAGAATGTGGTATCTGTTGGAAAGGAACATGCTTCTCTCTGTGCCAAG TCTTTAACGAAGCGAGAAGCAGAGGAAAGACTGAGTGAG GGTAGgaagaaaattgaagagatTTTCAGTCATGAAGGAAAAGCTGTTGATGCTTTGTTACATATTGCCAAG ACTCTACGGGCAATGCCTGTTGTTGATCTGGAAACACCAACACTCTGTCTTGTTGGAGCTCCTAATGTGGGGAAGTCATCTTTGGTCCGGATACTCTCTACAGGGAAGCCAGAG ATCTGCAACTATCCTTTCACGACAAGAGGAATACTAATGGGTCATATAGCTTTTAACTACCAGAATTTTCAG GTGACAGACACTCCTGGCCTACTGAAGAGATGTGATG AGGACAGGAATAATTTGGAAAAGTTGACACTTGCTGTCCTATCTCATTTGCCTACTGCAGTATTATATGTTCATGACCTCTCTGGAGAATGTGGGACCTCACCTTCTGATCAg TTTGTAATATACaaagaaataaaggaaaggTTTGGTGGCCATCTGTGGCTTGATGTTGTGTCCAAATGTGATTTGCTGCATAAGTCCCCTGTGGTCTTCATCACAGATGATGATACTCCTGATCATGTTGAGCTGGCAAGATACCGTAAATTGGGACCTGATGGAGCTATCCATGTATCTATAATGAGTGAAGCAGGTCTCAACGAG GTAGTGCAGAAATGTAAATGTAACACCCTttgtttcttatattttcttctccatTCATAG